GTACTATACCAAGATCCTCACTTCTTGGTGTCACGTATTTAATCTCCTTCCACTGATCCAGATGTATGTCTTCGCCTTCCCCTAGGTGATTAGGAAGACAAAATGAAGACATTGTTGATTTTGTCATCTTGCGCAAAAGCAGAGCGTGGCCGTCAGGGCAGTCGGTATGTTGTGCTTCACCTGATGAATAATACATCTTAGCCAAAAAAAACATTTATTTATCCAATAAACTTGaaaacatactccctccgtccctaaataactgtcgcttttggtttccgtgctgtaagtttgactagatttataggaaatgcgtgcaacatttgtatcttgaaataaatttattatgaaaatagattcaacgatctatccaATAATATTActtttgtaccataaatattaatatttttttatatatctagtcaaagttgtttctcgggaagcgaaaatgacagttatttagggacggagggagtatacagCAATGTACAAGCATCAGACCAGTACTAACCTTCTGTTGAAATGTTTTATAAGATCAGGAGAAGGTTTATGATTCCATCAGGTGGTATCAGTAATTGTGTCTAATTTCCTATGCAACCctcatgtgtttcatgtatcttaAAGCTGACCGCAGCATTGCTCTAGCTTTTCGATCAGGGGCACATCCTGATGTGATCATTTCTTCATAGATAACAGGAACCTGTTAAATCATAGGCAAAACCGCAAGGATCAGAATTCAGGCCATGTCTATTCCACCACTGGAGCTTGCAGTTTTACGGCTATATAAATCGTCCAGGAACTATAGATTTTTAATAtataaaaaagggcgtacccagtgcagagagctcccgctctgtgcggggtctggggaagggtgtaagtggcaagccttaccctcgcctgtgcaatgcgaggagaccgcgactcgaacctgggaccttccggtcacaggcggtaagactctaccgcttgcaccaggcccgcccttcagatTTTTAATATATAAAGATAACTAATTGGTTTAGAAGATATAAAAAGCAGTAGCTTCTACTCTAATTATCTGAGAAGAACAAAAGCTAGATTATCAAATGGGATCAGATTTATTAGATCTAATGGATTCGATAGCATGTAAAGTTAGCAGGTAAGATTTTGATCTGAGGTGTGTCTACTTTATCGTGGCAAGGAGAAAGGAGAAACACAAGAGTTTGTGCTTACCTTATCAAACTGCTCAACACGTATTAAAGCTTTCATCAATGTTGTGTATGTTATAACATCAGGCCTCAAACCCTGCAATATGAAATGCAGAACATATCAGACTTCCATTACACACAGACGAATTGCCAAAGACAGTATGATCAAACAGAATGACCGTCGACAAGTAACATGAGTGTGTGAAGCAGATCAAAATAAGAAAATGAGAAAAACAAGACTCACATTCTCCTTCATGAACTGCAGCACAGAGAAGGCTTCAACAACCCTTCTATCTTCACCAAAAGCATTAATCAACGAATTCAACACTAAGATGCTAACCTCCAGGCCATCTGCTTTCATAGCCTTGACCACATTTAATGCATGGTCTGCTAAACCCTGTAGATAATCATGCATGGACAGTGAGAACCAAAATTTTATTTTGAATAAGATAAATTTACTTAATCTGGCTGAAATGTATCAACACTACAGCCCTGATTTGTGTACTCAACTAAGCAAGCAATCATATTATGCAAAAACTTTAGAAACCAACTAGGTAGATACCAAAGCCAGAACATATAGATTCCACCTGTAATTAGATTGTGCAGGTCAATTGTTGAACTGGGTATTATGAAGTAAATCTCAAAAGTAGTATAACAGCTAACCAATTCTGCATCAAGGCTTTCGGGGTGGGTTATCTGGTCATAACCAGGTGTAGGTACGGGATATTCGTTGGTAACTATAGTTGAAAAATATGTCATAATATAAGATTTTCTTACCCTTTGAGCATATGCATTGACTAAGGCATGGTACATAGTAGGCGATGGCTTGAGGCCATCAGCTTTCATCGCTTCAATGCAATCAATTGCCTCCTTGTATCTACCAGACCTTCCATACACATCCACGAGAGTAGTATATGTAATAATATTGGGTACCAGTCCCTGCTCCTTCATCTCTGATAGCATTGCTTCCACACCCTCCCAACGTTCTTGCTCTCCGAGTAAATTTATCATGATGTTGTATGTGGTCGTGCCTGGTGGGCAATTGCTTTCACGTATCTCCTCAAAAAGCTCCATAGCACGGTCATGCCGCCCTCCTTTACAATGTGCATCAATGAGAGTATTCCATGTGACAACATCCGGCTCAATCCCTTCTTCTCGCATTCTGTCAAAGGCATCCATAGCATGCCCAAGGCAGTTGTACTTCCCAAATGTATCTATCATGACGTTGTAGAAATGCCGATCTGGCCTTACTCCACTAGCCTGCATCTCTCGGAGCACTGCAAATGCCTTTTGCCAATCCCCCCTGTCACGGAATCCTGCAAGGATCCGACTGAACACATACGAGCTTGGTTTAACTCCATCAGCCTCCATCTCCTTCAGCAGTATCCTCGCACTTTCCCACCTCCCAGCCCTTGTGTACGCGTCCACAAGCAAGCTGTAAGTGGCCTCATCTGGCGCGACTCCGCATTGTGACATTTCGTCGAGAACTTGCTCTGCATTCTTGAGCGAACCAATCCTGACATACCCTTTGAGCAGCGCGTTGTAGGCACGCGTCCGCGGCTTGATCTCCCCAGCAAGG
Above is a genomic segment from Miscanthus floridulus cultivar M001 chromosome 3, ASM1932011v1, whole genome shotgun sequence containing:
- the LOC136542430 gene encoding pentatricopeptide repeat-containing protein CRP1, chloroplastic-like, whose product is MPASLIPSTFLPHHLRRLAPAGCTTSPAASSSASVPASRYDFKPLLSYLSSPSVAASLTSPSPPASVPAPEHRLAATYSAVPSHEWHALLRDLAASDASLPVAFTLLPFLHRHRLCFPLDLLLSSLLHSLSVSGRLLPHSLLLSFPPSLSDPPSPLLLNSLLAASAAASRPAVALRLLSLLREHDFLPDLASYSHLLASLLNTRDPPDAALLERLLGDLRESRLEPDAPLFSDLISAFARAALPDAALELLASAQAIGLTPRSNAVTALISALGSAGRVAEAEALFLEFFLAGEIKPRTRAYNALLKGYVRIGSLKNAEQVLDEMSQCGVAPDEATYSLLVDAYTRAGRWESARILLKEMEADGVKPSSYVFSRILAGFRDRGDWQKAFAVLREMQASGVRPDRHFYNVMIDTFGKYNCLGHAMDAFDRMREEGIEPDVVTWNTLIDAHCKGGRHDRAMELFEEIRESNCPPGTTTYNIMINLLGEQERWEGVEAMLSEMKEQGLVPNIITYTTLVDVYGRSGRYKEAIDCIEAMKADGLKPSPTMYHALVNAYAQRGLADHALNVVKAMKADGLEVSILVLNSLINAFGEDRRVVEAFSVLQFMKENGLRPDVITYTTLMKALIRVEQFDKVPVIYEEMITSGCAPDRKARAMLRSALRYMKHMRVA